The Terriglobales bacterium DNA window TCCGCGCCATTGACGAAGAGGGCGGCAACGCCTTCTTCGACTACCAGGTGCCCGCGGCCGTCATCACCCTGAAGCAGGGCTTTGGGCGGCTGATCCGCTCGCTGCAGGACCGCGGCGTGCTGGCGCTGCTCGATAATCGCATCCTCAAGCAGCGCTATGGGCAGGTCTTCCTGGAGAGCTTGCCGAACTACCGGCGGACCACCGAGCTGGCGGACGTGGAATCCTTCTTCGGAGCGACCTAGCGGCGCGGGAAGCGGCCTGGGCCTCTCTCCGCGCTACAATGTGTGTTTCGGGACGCGTCCGCGCCTTGGCTGATGAAGTAACGGCTGAGAGCTGAAGGCTGCCATGTTCGAAATCACCGTCGAAGAGAGCTTTGCCGCGGGGCACTACCTGCGCGACTACAAGGGCAAGTGCGAGAACCCGCACGGGCACAACTACAAGGTGCGGGTGACGCTCACCGGCTCAGAGCTGGATAAGGCCGGCCTGCTGGTGGACTTCAAAGACCTGAAAGAGCTGATGAAGCCGGCGATCGAGCGGCTCGACCACCAGATGATGAACGACCTGGCGCCGTTCGCCACCGTGAATCCCTCGGCGGAGAACCTGGCCCGGCACTTCTACGACGAGACCAGCGCCAAACTGAAGTCGGCGACCCAGGGCCGCGTGCGGGTGAAGGAAGTCACGGTGTGGGAAACGGATTCGACCACGGCCACGTATTTCGAGTGAGCCACTCGCCACTAGAATGCAAATCACTGAAATCTACCGCTCCCTTCAGGGCGAGTCCTCCTACGCCGGACTGCCCTGCATCTTCGTGCGGCTGACCGGGTGCAACCTGCGCTGCACGTGGTGCGACAGCGAGTACGCCTTCACCGGCGGGCGCAAGATGACGGTGGAGGAGATGGAAAGGGAGGTCCGCAAGCTGGCGCCCGTGAAGCTGGTGGAGATCACCGGCGGCGAGCCCATGCTGCAGGAGGACGAGGTTTTAGACCTGATGCGGCGGCTGCTGGCCGCGGGCTACACCATCCTGCTCGAGACCAGCGGCGAACGGCCGCTGGCGAACGTACCGCAGGAAGTGGTGAAGATTGTGGACGTGAAGTGTCCGCACTCCGGCGAGGCCGGAACCTTCCGCATGGAGAATCTCGAGGCGCTGACGCCGCGCGATGAGGTGAAGTTCGTCCTCAGCGACCGGACAGATTACGAGTTCGCTCGCGACTTCACCCGCGAGCACAAGCTGGCGGAGCGCGCCGGCTCGGT harbors:
- the queD gene encoding 6-carboxytetrahydropterin synthase QueD, with the protein product MFEITVEESFAAGHYLRDYKGKCENPHGHNYKVRVTLTGSELDKAGLLVDFKDLKELMKPAIERLDHQMMNDLAPFATVNPSAENLARHFYDETSAKLKSATQGRVRVKEVTVWETDSTTATYFE
- a CDS encoding radical SAM protein translates to MQITEIYRSLQGESSYAGLPCIFVRLTGCNLRCTWCDSEYAFTGGRKMTVEEMEREVRKLAPVKLVEITGGEPMLQEDEVLDLMRRLLAAGYTILLETSGERPLANVPQEVVKIVDVKCPHSGEAGTFRMENLEALTPRDEVKFVLSDRTDYEFARDFTREHKLAERAGSVILSPAFRKDARGARDASQCLLDPRELAGWILADGLPVRLGLQIHKFIWAPETQGV